A stretch of the Tardiphaga sp. 709 genome encodes the following:
- a CDS encoding ferrous iron transporter B, which produces MTDTDVTTERFHLALVGAPNSGKTSLFNALTGSRQKVANYAGVTVERKAGAFVTPAGRQVTLLDLPGTYSLRGRSPDEEITRDVVLGKRPGEAAPDLVLCIADATNLRLTLRLILELKRTGRPLLVVLNMFDIAQRRGVSIDVDAMSAALGVPVITSIAVKKAGVEQLRHRTDEFAANMPAVAAGDGWTPLSLSEMKALQREADRIIRDTVKMPTKPDTLTTRVDAVVLHPVAGLAILTLILFVMFQAVFSWAQPLMELLSDSFGALGTLVAQVLPEGILQSFLQNGLIAGVGSVLVFLPQIIIIFLFILLLEDFGYMARAAFLMDRIMGGAGLHGRAFIPLLSSFACAIPGIMATRVIDNRRDRLTTILIAPLMTCSARIPVYTLIISAFIPAENVWGWINLQGLVMFGLYVAGIGSALAASFVIKFFMWRDYQPAPFMLELPDYKLPRLKSIAIGVYTRAKMFLQRAGTTILSMMILIWFLASFPQAPAGAEGPAINYSLAAMIGKFLEPFFAPLGFNWQIAVALIPGMAAREVAVGALGTVYAIEGGKEAADAIGQALASKWSLATALSFLAWFIFAPQCASTLAVIRRETGSTKWMVVTFLYMFALAYVASLITYTFAKAAGLG; this is translated from the coding sequence ATGACCGACACAGACGTGACCACCGAGCGCTTTCATCTCGCGCTGGTGGGAGCCCCCAATAGCGGCAAGACATCGCTGTTCAACGCACTCACCGGCAGCCGCCAGAAGGTGGCCAACTATGCGGGCGTCACCGTCGAGCGCAAGGCGGGCGCCTTCGTGACGCCGGCCGGCCGTCAGGTGACGCTGCTCGACCTGCCCGGCACCTATTCGCTGCGCGGCCGCAGCCCGGATGAAGAGATCACCCGCGACGTCGTGCTCGGCAAGCGCCCCGGCGAAGCTGCGCCCGATCTGGTCCTGTGCATCGCCGACGCCACCAATCTGCGCCTCACGCTGCGGCTGATCCTGGAACTCAAACGCACTGGTCGCCCGCTGCTGGTAGTGCTCAACATGTTCGACATCGCGCAGCGCCGCGGCGTCAGCATCGACGTCGACGCGATGTCCGCAGCACTCGGCGTGCCTGTGATCACTTCCATCGCGGTAAAGAAGGCCGGCGTCGAGCAACTGCGTCACCGCACCGATGAATTCGCCGCCAACATGCCGGCGGTCGCCGCCGGCGATGGCTGGACGCCGCTCAGCCTGTCCGAGATGAAGGCGCTGCAGCGCGAGGCTGACCGCATCATCCGCGACACCGTCAAGATGCCGACCAAGCCAGACACGCTGACCACGCGCGTCGATGCCGTGGTGCTGCATCCGGTCGCCGGTCTCGCGATCCTCACGCTCATTCTGTTCGTGATGTTCCAGGCGGTGTTCTCCTGGGCGCAGCCGCTGATGGAGCTGCTGTCGGATTCATTCGGCGCGCTGGGCACGCTGGTGGCACAGGTGCTGCCTGAAGGCATCTTGCAGAGCTTCCTGCAGAACGGGTTGATCGCCGGCGTCGGCAGCGTGCTCGTGTTCCTGCCGCAGATCATCATCATCTTCCTGTTCATCCTGCTGCTGGAAGATTTCGGCTACATGGCACGCGCCGCGTTCCTGATGGACCGCATCATGGGCGGCGCCGGTCTGCATGGCCGCGCCTTCATCCCGCTGCTGTCGAGCTTCGCCTGCGCCATTCCCGGCATCATGGCGACGCGCGTGATCGACAACCGCCGCGACCGCCTCACCACCATCCTGATCGCGCCGCTGATGACCTGCTCGGCGCGCATCCCCGTCTATACGCTGATCATCTCGGCCTTCATTCCCGCCGAAAACGTCTGGGGCTGGATCAACCTGCAGGGCCTGGTGATGTTCGGGCTCTATGTCGCCGGCATCGGCAGCGCACTCGCCGCATCCTTCGTCATCAAGTTCTTCATGTGGCGCGACTACCAGCCGGCACCGTTCATGCTGGAATTGCCGGACTACAAGCTGCCGCGCCTCAAGAGCATCGCCATCGGCGTCTATACCCGCGCCAAAATGTTCCTGCAGCGCGCCGGCACCACCATCCTGTCGATGATGATCCTGATCTGGTTCCTGGCCTCGTTCCCGCAGGCACCGGCCGGCGCCGAAGGGCCGGCGATCAATTACAGCCTCGCTGCGATGATCGGAAAATTCCTGGAGCCGTTCTTCGCGCCGCTCGGCTTCAACTGGCAGATCGCGGTAGCGCTGATCCCCGGCATGGCGGCGCGTGAAGTCGCAGTCGGCGCGCTCGGCACCGTCTATGCGATCGAAGGCGGCAAGGAAGCGGCGGATGCGATCGGCCAGGCGCTGGCCAGCAAATGGAGCCTCGCCACCGCGCTGTCGTTCCTGGCCTGGTTCATCTTCGCCCCACAATGCGCCTCGACGCTGGCCGTGATCCGCCGCGAGACCGGCAGCACCAAGTGGATGGTGGTGACGTTCCTCTACATGTTCGCACTGGCCTATGTGGCGAGCCTGATCACCTACACCTTCGCGAAGGCGGCCGGGCTGGGTTGA